In one bacterium genomic region, the following are encoded:
- a CDS encoding PfaD family polyunsaturated fatty acid/polyketide biosynthesis protein: MTPQIAAASERFREITHIIQNPETGALGLGFGGSFSPRESAAAFPLWAVLPAMYPEWLGDESFRLAHGLRFPYLSGAMANGIATARLVAAMARSGMMGFFGSAGLSLERVEAAIQEIRRELKGQDLPFGVNLIHSIDDPAFEEATVDLFLKTGVRRADASAFMKLSPAAVRYSATGLRPGPGGTVLRRNFLFAKISRAEVAGPFMSPAPPQLLASLFHEGKLSEQEFKLASRVSVASDIIVEADSGGHTDNRPLSAIFRSIAELRDQLGRLHSYAEPVRVGAAGGLGTPAAVAAAFALGASFVLTGSINQCAVESGTSDLARALLAEAAVTDVAMAPAADMFEMGVKVQVLKKGTMWPLRAQKLFELYRAHDSYEAIAPEEREKVERDILRDSFENIWQSTRDFFEGRDPRQVERAERDPKHRMALVFRWYLGMGSRWAIQGEASRKGDYQLWCGPAQGAFNEWARGSFLESPANRGVVQIALNLMEGATAVTRAQQFRSFGLEPAGSAFDFRPRKLEVTS; the protein is encoded by the coding sequence ATGACGCCGCAAATTGCGGCAGCTTCGGAACGGTTCCGCGAGATAACCCACATTATTCAGAATCCCGAGACCGGTGCCTTGGGCCTCGGCTTCGGCGGCAGTTTTTCACCGCGCGAAAGCGCCGCGGCTTTTCCGCTTTGGGCCGTCTTGCCGGCGATGTATCCGGAGTGGCTGGGCGACGAGTCCTTTCGGCTGGCCCACGGCCTGCGCTTTCCATATCTCTCCGGCGCCATGGCCAACGGAATCGCGACCGCCCGCTTGGTGGCGGCGATGGCTCGCTCCGGCATGATGGGATTCTTCGGCAGCGCCGGCCTAAGCCTCGAGCGGGTCGAAGCCGCGATCCAAGAGATTCGCCGGGAACTGAAGGGTCAGGACCTCCCCTTCGGCGTCAATCTGATCCATTCGATCGACGATCCGGCCTTCGAAGAGGCGACCGTCGACCTCTTCCTCAAAACCGGCGTGCGCCGGGCCGATGCTTCGGCCTTCATGAAGCTCTCGCCGGCGGCCGTGCGTTATTCGGCCACCGGCCTCAGGCCCGGACCCGGCGGGACGGTGCTCCGGCGGAATTTTCTCTTCGCCAAAATTTCGCGGGCCGAAGTGGCCGGGCCCTTCATGAGTCCGGCGCCGCCCCAGCTGCTGGCCAGCCTCTTTCATGAGGGGAAGTTGAGCGAGCAGGAGTTCAAGCTGGCCTCGCGGGTTTCGGTGGCCAGCGACATCATCGTCGAGGCCGATTCCGGCGGCCATACCGACAATCGCCCCCTGAGCGCCATCTTTCGGAGCATCGCCGAGCTTCGCGACCAGCTGGGACGGCTTCATTCCTACGCCGAGCCGGTCCGGGTCGGCGCCGCCGGCGGTTTGGGAACTCCGGCCGCGGTGGCGGCGGCTTTCGCGCTGGGAGCCAGCTTCGTGCTCACCGGCTCGATCAACCAGTGCGCCGTCGAATCGGGAACTTCCGATTTGGCCCGAGCCCTGCTGGCCGAGGCGGCGGTGACCGACGTGGCGATGGCGCCGGCGGCCGACATGTTCGAGATGGGCGTCAAGGTCCAGGTCCTGAAGAAGGGCACGATGTGGCCGCTCCGGGCCCAAAAGCTCTTCGAGCTCTATCGAGCCCACGATTCCTATGAGGCCATCGCGCCGGAAGAGCGCGAAAAGGTCGAGCGCGACATCCTCCGCGACAGCTTCGAGAATATCTGGCAGAGCACCCGGGACTTCTTCGAGGGCCGCGATCCGCGCCAAGTCGAGCGGGCCGAGCGCGATCCCAAGCATCGGATGGCCTTGGTCTTCCGCTGGTACTTGGGGATGGGCAGCCGCTGGGCGATTCAAGGCGAGGCTTCGCGGAAGGGCGACTACCAGCTTTGGTGCGGCCCGGCCCAAGGCGCCTTCAACGAATGGGCCCGCGGCTCCTTTTTGGAATCGCCGGCCAACCGCGGCGTCGTTCAGATCGCCTTGAACTTGATGGAAGGCGCCACCGCCGTGACTCGGGCCCAGCAATTTCGCAGCTTCGGCCTCGAGCCGGCCGGCTCGGCCTTCGATTTCCGACCCCGAAAACTAGAGGTGACTTCATGA
- a CDS encoding acyl-CoA carboxylase subunit beta, whose amino-acid sequence MKSQELRLRNESCLLGGGIEKIESQHRAGKLTARERMALLLDPGSFVEIERIARHRQPEYGLDFDSIDGDGVVAGHGRISGRLVFVFAQDFTAIGGSLGEAAARKICKVLDDAVKIGAPVIGLNDSGGARIQEGVLSLSGYGEIFYRNTQASGLIPQISVIMGPCAGGAVYSPALTDFTIMVRETSYMFVTGPEVVKAVTQQEVDKEELGGAPTHEKISGQAHLVGADDRQALALTRKLLSYLPLNNAEDPPAVACSDPIDRRLEELEAKIPENPNKPYDMKEIVESILDRDSFFEIQPKHAANLIVGFGRLGGKSLGIVANQPLEFAGCLDIQASTKGARFVRFCDAFNIPILTLVDVPGFMPGLEQELGGIIRNGAKLLYAYCEATVPKVTVIVRKAYGGAYIVMNSKHIRSDRCFAFPGAEIAVMGPEGAVNIIHRRRIAAAANPEAERERLIAEYREKFATPYKVAELGFLEEVIDPAEVRSRLAESFEMLKNKRSPRPTKKHGNMPL is encoded by the coding sequence ATGAAAAGCCAGGAGCTTCGGTTAAGGAACGAATCTTGTCTTCTCGGCGGGGGTATCGAGAAGATTGAAAGCCAACACCGGGCCGGCAAGCTCACCGCCAGAGAGCGCATGGCCCTCCTGCTGGACCCCGGCAGTTTCGTTGAAATCGAAAGAATCGCCCGGCATCGCCAACCGGAATACGGCCTCGACTTCGACTCGATCGACGGCGACGGCGTGGTGGCTGGCCATGGCCGGATCAGTGGAAGGCTGGTCTTCGTCTTCGCCCAGGACTTCACCGCGATCGGCGGCTCCTTGGGCGAAGCCGCGGCCCGCAAGATCTGCAAGGTCTTGGACGACGCGGTGAAGATAGGCGCGCCGGTGATCGGCCTCAATGACTCGGGCGGGGCCCGGATCCAGGAAGGCGTGCTCAGCCTTTCGGGCTACGGCGAGATCTTCTACCGAAACACTCAGGCCTCGGGCCTCATTCCTCAAATTTCGGTGATCATGGGGCCTTGCGCCGGCGGCGCGGTTTACTCGCCGGCTTTGACCGACTTCACCATCATGGTGCGGGAAACCAGCTATATGTTCGTCACCGGTCCCGAGGTGGTCAAGGCGGTGACTCAGCAAGAGGTCGACAAAGAGGAGCTGGGCGGCGCTCCGACTCACGAGAAGATTTCGGGCCAAGCCCATTTGGTGGGCGCCGACGACCGCCAAGCCCTGGCCTTGACCCGCAAGCTCCTGAGCTATTTGCCCTTGAACAATGCCGAGGACCCGCCGGCCGTCGCCTGCTCCGATCCGATCGACCGCCGGCTCGAGGAGCTCGAGGCGAAAATTCCCGAGAACCCCAACAAGCCTTACGACATGAAGGAGATCGTCGAAAGCATCCTCGATCGGGATTCATTTTTTGAGATTCAGCCCAAGCACGCTGCCAACCTCATCGTCGGCTTCGGCCGGCTGGGCGGCAAGAGCCTGGGAATCGTGGCCAATCAACCGCTGGAATTCGCTGGATGCCTCGATATCCAGGCGTCGACCAAGGGAGCTCGCTTCGTTCGCTTCTGCGACGCTTTCAATATACCGATCCTCACCTTGGTCGACGTGCCGGGCTTTATGCCCGGCCTCGAGCAGGAGCTGGGCGGGATCATCCGCAACGGCGCCAAGCTGCTCTACGCTTATTGCGAAGCCACGGTTCCCAAGGTCACGGTGATCGTCCGCAAGGCCTACGGCGGCGCCTATATTGTAATGAACTCGAAGCACATCCGCAGCGACCGCTGCTTCGCCTTTCCGGGGGCCGAAATCGCGGTGATGGGGCCGGAAGGGGCGGTCAACATCATTCATCGCCGCCGGATCGCCGCCGCGGCCAATCCCGAGGCCGAGCGCGAGCGGCTCATCGCCGAATACCGGGAGAAGTTCGCGACTCCCTACAAGGTGGCCGAGCTCGGCTTCCTCGAAGAGGTCATCGACCCGGCCGAAGTCCGGAGCCGGCTGGCCGAGAGCTTCGAGATGCTGAAGAACAAGCGGTCGCCGCGGCCGACGAAGAAACACGGGAACATGCCATTATGA
- a CDS encoding biotin/lipoyl-containing protein, whose product MKIRVGGSSVQIERIDKDRLLVDGKVLTIDAKSLESGRVEFMVEGKPLSLQVQRDQGLLKVHFGEESVSVRIETPSPRSEPEKEKLKSRMPGKVLAVKVKPGDSVSARQGLLVLEAMKMENEIQAPADATVEAVHVREGEVVGSNQPLIDLILEPGA is encoded by the coding sequence GTGAAAATCCGGGTCGGGGGTTCCTCCGTTCAAATCGAAAGAATCGACAAAGACCGGCTCTTGGTCGACGGCAAGGTCTTGACCATCGACGCCAAGTCGCTGGAGTCCGGCCGTGTCGAGTTCATGGTCGAAGGCAAGCCCTTGAGCCTCCAGGTTCAACGCGACCAGGGTTTGCTCAAGGTCCATTTCGGCGAGGAAAGCGTCTCGGTTCGGATCGAAACGCCGAGCCCGCGCTCCGAGCCTGAAAAGGAAAAGCTCAAATCACGGATGCCGGGCAAGGTCCTGGCGGTCAAGGTGAAGCCCGGCGACTCGGTCTCGGCCCGGCAAGGCCTCTTGGTCCTGGAAGCCATGAAGATGGAAAACGAGATCCAAGCCCCGGCCGACGCCACCGTCGAAGCGGTCCACGTCCGGGAGGGCGAAGTGGTGGGAAGCAATCAGCCGCTGATCGATTTGATCCTAGAACCGGGCGCCTAA